Part of the Cereibacter sphaeroides 2.4.1 genome, CTCCTCGCCCAACACCGAGCGGCTGCGCGACCTGCAGGGGCGGCAGGCGCTGACGGCGCTGCTCGAGGGGGTGATGCAGGTGCAGGCCGGCTTCGCGCGGCCGGTGCCGGTGTTTCTCAAGATCGCGCCGGACCTGTCGGACGCGGATCTGGCCGAGATCGCCGAGGTGGCGCTGGCATCGGGCATCGCGGGGATCGTTGCGACCAACACGACGCTGGCGCGCGACGGGCTGCGCAGCGCCCATGCCCGCGAAACGGGCGGTCTGTCGGGCGCGCCGCTCTTCGAGCGGTCGACCCGCGTTCTGGCGCGGCTGTCGGAGCTGACCGAGGGGCGGCTGCCGCTGATCGGCGTGGGAGGCGTGGCGAGCGCCGAGGAGGCCTATGCCAAGATCCGCGCCGGCGCTTCGGCGGTGCAACTCTACACCGCGATGGTCTATCAGGGCATCGGGCTGGCCGCGCGCATCGCCCGGGGGCTCGATGCGCTCCTGCTGCGCGACGGCTTCGGCTCGGTCGCCGAGGCGGTGGGCACGGGGCGCGCCGACTGGCTGACGTGAGGCGCACCGGCGGCTGAAAAAGCATTCCGTCGCCGAACGTGGCCCCGCTTTGGTGTGGTCCGCTCTTTTATCACGAGGCGGCTCGCCTCTCCGCCCGTGCATCATTGCGCTGCCGGAGAGGGTGAGGCTGCCTGTCCCTGTTTTTGATAGAGGCAGGCTGTTCCAGACGTCTCAGAAGGCCTTGAAGGTCATCGTGGTCAGGGTGCGCTGGATGCCCGGTATATCGAAAAGGTTTTCCGAGAGAAACCGGCCCACGTCCTGATCGGCCGGCACATAGACCTTGGCGATGAGGTCGTAGTCGCCCGAGGTGGAATAGAGCTCCGAGACCACCTCGCGGTCGTAGATCGCATCGGCCACCTCGTAGGTCTTGCCGGGCATGCAGCGGAACTGGACGAAGACGCAGCGCATGTGCTTGCTCCCTGAACGTTTGCCGGACCTTAGCCGCCTCCGCAGCCGAAGTCACGCCCGCCCGCGCGCCGGGCAGAGGCAGGGTCCGTGGACGGCGAACTGGGTGCGGTGAGCCGAGAGCCGAGAGCCGAGAGCCGAGAGCCGAGAGCCGAGAGCCGAGAGCCGAGAGCCGAGAGCCGAGAGCCGAGAGCCGAGAGCCGAGAGCCGAGAGCCGAGAGCCGAGAGCCGAGAGCCGAGACGGTCCCGGCGGGCGGGGGCCGTCAAGGTCGCGTCAGGGCGTTTCCGTCTCGGACTGGAGCTTCAGCTTCGGCGCCGTGCGCGGCAGGTCCTCGACCGACAGCGGCTGCTGCGGCAGGGCGAGCCGGTTGCGGACCACCCAGACGAGGCGTTTCTCGGCGCGGGTGATCGCGACATAGGCGAGGCGTTTCCAGAGCGGGACGCCGGCCTCGGACCGGCCCGCCTGTGCCGCGGCCCAGAGGTCGGGGGCGAAGACCTGCACCACCTCCCACTGCGAGCCCTGCGCCTTGTGGATCGTGACCGCCGCCCCGTGCAGGAAGGCCGCCCCCATGCGCGCGGCCGAGGGGATGAAGGGCTCCTCCTCGCCGGGCTTCTCGATCTTGATGATGGAGGCGGCCGAGACCTGCGGGTCCTCGGCGCCCACGACATGCAGCCGCGCGAAACCCTCGCGGTTGCCGGGGCCGAGATAGATCACCTGAGCGCCCTTGATGAGGCCGCGCGCCTCGAGGTCGATCCGCTTCTTGCGGTGCTTCAGCGGCAGCTCGATCCCGTCGCAGATCAGCGGCTCGCCGGGCAGGAGCTCGGTCTCGGGCGCACCCTGCGCGGCGCGGAAGGCGGTGATGAGCCGGATGCGGGTCTGGTTGCGCCAGACGAGGACCGGCGAGCGGGCCATGAGATCGGCATCCACGCGCTGCGCCACCTGCACCCGCTCGTCCTGACGGGCGGCACGCTCCACCATCGCTTCGAAGGTCTCGAAACTGAGGTCGGGGTCGGCCAGCGCATGGGCGAGGTCGAGGATCGGATTGTCCTCGGCCTGCCGGTGGATGCGGCTCAGCGTCAGCTTCCGCGCCTCGCCCATCGTGTCGAACACCATCTTGCCCGACTGGCCCACCGGCGCGAGCTGGGCCGGATCGCCGAACAGGACCAGCGTCGGAAAGATCTCGCGCAGATCGTCGAACTGTCGTTCGTCAAGCATCGAGGCCTCGTCCACGAAGCCCACGTCGAGCGGTTCGTCCCGTCTTTTCCAGCCCTTGATGAAGTCCGACCCCCTGAGACCGGCCGCGGCCAGCGCGCCGGGGATCGAGGGCACCTGCTCGTAGAAGGCCTTCGCGCGATCCAGCGCCATCTCGGACAGGCCCTCCACCTCGGGGCGCTTGCCGTTTCCGGCCAACCATTCGGCAATCCGCTCGTACTGCGGATCGTAGACCGGGGAATAGAGGATGCGGTGGATGGTGGTGGC contains:
- a CDS encoding Lrp/AsnC ligand binding domain-containing protein, which codes for MRCVFVQFRCMPGKTYEVADAIYDREVVSELYSTSGDYDLIAKVYVPADQDVGRFLSENLFDIPGIQRTLTTMTFKAF
- a CDS encoding ATP-dependent DNA helicase yields the protein MVAPMQAVSFSDDQAEAYDRVADQLRGMGVDLANGALSVPVEGKSSVLAVVGKAGSGKTMLLASLTKALIEAGLEVVSGDWEGRKRKERRTLAILAPTNKAASVLRLRGVPATTIHRILYSPVYDPQYERIAEWLAGNGKRPEVEGLSEMALDRAKAFYEQVPSIPGALAAAGLRGSDFIKGWKRRDEPLDVGFVDEASMLDERQFDDLREIFPTLVLFGDPAQLAPVGQSGKMVFDTMGEARKLTLSRIHRQAEDNPILDLAHALADPDLSFETFEAMVERAARQDERVQVAQRVDADLMARSPVLVWRNQTRIRLITAFRAAQGAPETELLPGEPLICDGIELPLKHRKKRIDLEARGLIKGAQVIYLGPGNREGFARLHVVGAEDPQVSAASIIKIEKPGEEEPFIPSAARMGAAFLHGAAVTIHKAQGSQWEVVQVFAPDLWAAAQAGRSEAGVPLWKRLAYVAITRAEKRLVWVVRNRLALPQQPLSVEDLPRTAPKLKLQSETETP
- a CDS encoding quinone-dependent dihydroorotate dehydrogenase, with the protein product MNILERAALTALHRMDPEKAHSLSLSALRSGLVPLPGPVTSPRLATVVGGLVLPNPVGLAAGYDKNAVALAALMRAGFGFLEVGAATPRPQPGNPQPRLFRLTEDRAAINRFGFNNDGAATICARLAMRPRGAVPVGLNLGANKDSPDRAADFAAVLAACGPHADFATVNVSSPNTERLRDLQGRQALTALLEGVMQVQAGFARPVPVFLKIAPDLSDADLAEIAEVALASGIAGIVATNTTLARDGLRSAHARETGGLSGAPLFERSTRVLARLSELTEGRLPLIGVGGVASAEEAYAKIRAGASAVQLYTAMVYQGIGLAARIARGLDALLLRDGFGSVAEAVGTGRADWLT